A single region of the Maniola jurtina chromosome 6, ilManJurt1.1, whole genome shotgun sequence genome encodes:
- the LOC123865941 gene encoding mucin-17-like, which translates to MRGVWWSAFALLLLAVATDAIRSAQEEGGSRINRRVPNSSRSPTSTNKSEDVQPTPRPRASRRGERYEDVTPRDISRTRHRSKSPETSSTVAPDLTSNQSFKSERFDSRRTNTRTRNRPAVNEENFDTTIKREKQITRTRQITRQAPSSTTSTTQAPIVETSPFSVKPQTKVTDSTTNKILSTNIPTQSSAPSREFRRRSSTAQIIELITPMPSRTRGRINTRTNIRTLDLDVSGTANALTTVPKEQTTARTNDLRNSRKLRYRTRPTEIDTNLTGEGIISNELKSSQSRENVTSQPELKTSSSSTSTTERSIRQNRENATEKTSTTKAPKVIKRPVYRAKAKSSAKSKVSDEIGEDDNYPPSFKALIQAKNASTQASSPPSESLSVKASQKVFNTHPTSPQLIITAPDTEKHSRLRSKINLEDDNEIKSDESAQAEITPVSEPPKARSTEYRLRGSYTPRNKKSRAFSSSTSSTKRFSPVTQSSYKFSRKFKASTTEVPKTENTLKNNRSESSLHKKPVARSFFPRRNVTRNFNVSTEIPKTSDPNRNVNDKSANIHQSKQTLPRTSYYSRSRSNAASSTLSTISSIQDVTEAMTAVDKKSENTADTPIIFTYTNNPTKPESESLSKSNENQRFIITVNSKESLENGTDNNEIVSQMEASQKKPVINVITSTQKYHATYKDKNNDDALEEKEKSTVTSVPPIRNIQTRKYSRKSLKRRDPTTPRSKERNLKKYSDTFSKTTEASSNGILAEPEKTKNKFSSKYRASYLDKPFYKPTVPTVTPSTVEGEETQLGPDMNVISFTKTASPPMSADLRLSENLAKPLQVMNVEASNHSPSVTVSIFDALADILTSTPKSRISSTTSAPQNQNTNNEVKLNGVSSNTNVKSVEGSKSQDTSTVVVNTIANPVQNEQTTPNVFNRVLVGGTATPSQINEDEKISSVNTPSTLPSSTPFSTTPFSARRPFAIKVLYADTDPTTDRTTAVFTATQPPTDRPTTVYNKVSDLILSNNKLVSSGLTSMLSDNIKSIIENMDDDSKAKLSIDMVKLLDNIIPKLSGRSLRNDIDSIPDTTPYSLDDIKDTENIQIDIKDTSNIMNENILQNVGVNNIVNSTEKDSFQLVIATTVAAPAVNGFSSQENSNNMILMPTESTQNVDTVPTSTLSNTVLPSSTSGLGVFIVNADSNPSLSVNEVTNKPEPVPFLTNFELNDFDSNIANGTNVFSNLSKSLQLEELDNIDNIQDPSQLSRLQLWILSKKARVLKMIEDLIRNHNDEIANAPLTELINDTNQNNISLSNRLTEIVNTMRPETTTTIDSDIRKNDEPTSTTVTNTIMTTSFFSNPTLPSFLPTEADLIMTTTSIPIETTSPRLLDSETTASQTASQTADAFSTTTSMVIAESTTVESKIRSLDLVETTTNAEMTQTTTTSIPETTTAEVEPTTEPIVTNENNLETTTASGIETTTVALPNMTNSNSVNIASQQLNVATPPPIPKKDYVIFGILPNNTVISSYSALNIKDSSSLGITTSTNKPPAEISTASHVLSLRTTTMLPSVDEILLNSISLATKEEMFISSMTSSTREPRILTLDIDPETKQIRTEKPDDGSGKTVFKFIPIDEVTASPQESNVLKLASTKMPKVTTANEMQTSIPTLTTESNTQTQKQNYVNINDFTAMIQNTLASEIPVQTTTSNTETSVAVETTFTSTTTLTTTSAPGTTETIMASVTPSESPVTTTPLSWLPITTAVPTVTTPVLTTTDGPPSTTVQATASVSQSTAARDTELLQAILEQLERRPKNLNDFSSTNQATQNNQQLTDNTKLLQAILLGAGNTKETQSTTIRSIEDDIRQFEEDSRLLKALLIATGRNPADLNLPTLNNIKAITTDATAIPTTPALLTTTQTPPPTTTTTTTTTTTTMAPTTTTMFTTITMAPTTNPPTTVRTSTLDDDLRRLREDTRLLQALLQATGQQNTGSLPIISGGTSNLRIASNPLTTSLGSNPTTPVNVRPVYTTLPVFTNSLNPGSFTVSTLQPQQSSTEEIGISTTFRPFNERATTTIRNIGGLRTTTRRAQPARFTVTTEMPSTSTFSDEEDLLFLQNLKSVLSTQNGDVDPETALANRVIALAVERSLNEIQGGTTGETSTTSRPSTTTRPTTTRPTTTSRPTTTRRTTTTQRTTTTPQIPPSLEADIKQFEEDTKLLQALLKATGQDPSKLNLPTLPNINKVVNNERPSNNAIITTTNKPYGAKIAVKDDLKNEQDDAKLLQTLIKLQDAQETTTQKGKIALTGQTSDEALKKLINAQPAGMVPEATKSSISLSTEYGNSNDALLAALLKEQGFGPTTASSLDEQLRLSALLNQVVVTPKARRTTTPPPPPPAPRRPILDGLAWLWQQWRETAPGSGEPRPSRRPASSARPSVTPSEATSSRVNWFGSGPFVGNADERPSSNRIPLEPPSVVTSEQEPTRPLVSAAINMTRALSQFLGAAIQGAAQTVQSVFRAGRVAATDAYTNGSG; encoded by the exons GAAGAAGGCGGATCACGCATCAACAGACGAGTTCCGAATTCCAGCAGAAGTCCTACAAGTACAAATAAATCAGAAGATGTACAACCTACACCCAGGCCGAGAGCCTCAAGAAGAGGAGAACGGTATGAAGATGTCACTCCACGTGATATTTCCCGAACAAGACATAGAAGTAAGTCACCTGAAACCTCTTCTACAGTTGCACCAGATCTAACTAGCAATCAATCTTTTaaaagcgagcgttttgactcAAGAAGAACAAACACTCGAACACGCAATAGACCAGCTGTGAACGAGGAAAATTTTGATACCACAATaaaaagggaaaagcaaataacTAGAACACGGCAAATTACAAGGCAAGCACCTTCTTCAACGACGTCAACGACGCAAGCTCCTATTGTTGAAACTTCACCTTTCAGTGTTAAACCCCAAACGAAAGTGACGGATTCAAccactaataaaatattatccaCAAACATTCCAACACAATCGAGTGCACCCAGTAGAGAGTTTAGAAGAAGAAGTTCTACGGCACAGATAATTGAGCTGATAACTCCTATGCCATCACGAACGCGAGGACGTATTAACACGCGCACTAACATTAGAACACTCGATTTGGATGTTTCAGGCACTGCAAATGCACTAACAACTGTTCCAAAAGAGCAAACTACTGCAAGAACCAACGATTTAAGAAATTCTAGGAAATTAAGATACAGAACGCGACCAACGGAAATAGATACGAACTTAACGGGTGAAGGAATCATATCTAATGAATTAAAATCTAGTCAATCTAGGGAAAACGTTACTAGTCAACCCGAATTAAAGACGTCTTCTTCATCAACGTCGACAACAGAAAGAAGTATCAGACAAAACAGAGAAAACGCGACTGAAAAGACTAGTACTACTAAGGCTCCGAAAGTTATTAAACGCCCAGTTTATCGAGCCAAGGCGAAATCATCTGCAAAATCAAAAGTGTCGGATGAAATAGGTGAGGATGATAACTATCCTCCAAGTTTTAAAGCATTGATTCAAGCTAAGAATGCATCG ACACAAGCGAGCTCTCCACCCAGCGAGAGTTTGTCAGTGAAAGCATCACAAAAAGTATTTAACACTCACCCTACTTCTCCACAATTAATTATCACAGCTCCTGACACAGAAAAGCATTCTCGG CTCCGAAGTAAAATTAACCTTGAAGATGATAACGAGATTAAAAGCGATGAGAGTGCACAAGCAGAAATAACACCAGTTTCTGAACCTCCAAAAGCCAGATCTACAGAATATAGACTACGTGGATCCTACACACCAAGAAATAAAAAGTCTAGAGCTTTTTCATCTTCCACTAGTTCCACTAAAAGGTTTAGTCCGGTAACACAAAGCAGTTACAAATTCAGTAGAAAGTTTAAAGCATCAACAACTGAAGTTCCTAAGACAGAGAACACGCTTAAAAATAACCGTTCTGAAAGTAGTTTACATAAAAAACCAGTTGCACGGTCTTTTTTTCCTAGAAGAAATGTTACAAGAAACTTTAATGTAAGCACAGAGATTCCTAAAACTAGTGATCCAAATAGAAATGTCAATGACAAATCGGCAAATATTCATCAATCAAAGCAAACATTGCCTAGAACTTCCTATTATTCTAGATCAAGAAGTAACGCCGCTAGCTCAACTTTATCAACCATATCGAGCATACAAGATGTAACAGAAGCTATGACGGCAGTCgacaaaaaatctgaaaatacgGCCGATACTCCTATAATTTTTACATACACAAATAATCCTACAAAACCAGAATCAGAAAGTTTAAGTAAAAGCAATGAAAACCAAAGATTCATAATAACTGTTAACAGCAAAGAATCTCTAGAAAATGGCACTGATAATAATGAAATAGTCAGTCAGATGGAGGCAAGTCAAAAAAAACCTGTTATAAATGTAATTACTTCCACTCAAAAGTATCATGCAACTTataaggataaaaataatgatgatgCTTTGGAGGAAAAGGAAAAAAGTACAGTTACATCTGTTCCTCCTATAAGAAATATTCAAACAAGAAAATATAGCCGTAAATCACTAAAACGAAGAGATCCCACGACTCCAAGATCAAAAGAgcgcaatttaaaaaaatatagtgaCACTTTCTCAAAGACTACTGAGGCTTCATCAAACGGC ATACTTGCAGAACctgaaaaaactaaaaacaaatttaGCTCTAAATATCGTGCTTCATATCTTGATAAACCGTTTTACAAACCTACTGTACCCACAGTCACACCATCTACT GTAGAGGGAGAAGAAACACAATTAGGGCCCGACATGAACGTAATTTCTTTCACTAAAACCGCAAGTCCACCAATGTCAGCTGACCTCAGACTTTCCGAGAACCTGGCAAAGCCGTTACAAGTCATGAATGTTGAGGCATCAAATCATTCACCCTCAGTTACAGTATCAATTTTCGATGCTCTAGCTGACATACTTACGTCCACACCTAAATCTCGTATCTCTTCAACAACTTCAGCACCGCAAAATCAAAACACTAATAATGAAGTTAAACTCAACGGCGTGAGTAGCAATACTAATGTAAAAAGTGTCGAaggctcaaaaagtcaagacaCCTCGACAGTTGTTGTAAACACCATTGCTAATCCTGTACAAAATGAACAGACTACACCAAATGTGTTTAACCGTGTGCTGGTTGGGGGAACTGCTACACCATCACAAATTAATGAAGATGAAAAAATTTCTTCTGTGAATACACCTTCGACACTTCCCTCTTCCACTCCTTTTTCCACTACACCTTTTTCCGCCAGGAGACCATTTGCTATAAAAGTGCTGTATGCAGATACTGATCCAACGACAGACAGAACGACAGCCGTATTTACTGCAACTCAGCCACCGACTGACCGCCCAACAACGGTATATAATAAAGTGTCCGATCttattttatctaataataaactAGTTTCCTCTGGACTAACAAGCATGTTATCggataatattaaaagtattatCGAAAATATGGACGATGATAGCAAAGCTAAACTTTCTATAGATATGGTAAAATTACTGGATAATATTATTCCAAAATTATCAGGTAGAAGCTTACGAAATGATATAGATTCTATTCCAGATACAACACCTTACAGTTTGGACGATATTAAAGATACTGAAAACATTCAAATCGACATTAAAGATACTTCaaatattatgaatgaaaataTCCTCCAAAATGTAGgagttaataatattgtaaatagcACGGAGAAGGATAGTTTTCAACTAGTAATTGCTACAACTGTAGCAGCTCCTGCTGTAAATGGCTTTTCTTCACAGGAAAACTCGAATAACATGATATTAATGCCTACTGAATCAACACAAAATGTTGATACGGTTCCTACCTCTACTTTATCTAACACTGTTTTGCCTTCTAGTACTTCTGGATTAGGCGTTTTTATTGTAAATGCTGATAGCAATCCGAGTTTGAGTGTGAATGAAGTTACTAACAAACCTGAACCAGTCCCATTCCTAACAAATTTTGAATTAAATGATTTCGATTCTAATATCGCAAATGGAACCAATGTGTTCTCTAATTTATCAAAATCCTTACAATTGGAAGAATTAGACAATATTGATAACATACAAGATCCAAGTCAACTATCGCGGCTTCAGCTATGGATATTGTCTAAAAAAGCACGAGTATTAAAAATGATCGAAGACTTAATACGTAATCACAATGATGAGATTGCGAATGCCCCATTGACGGAATTAATAAATGATACAAACCAAAATAACATTTCGTTATCAAACCGTTTGACTGAGATTGTAAATACGATGAGACCAGAAACCACAACAACAATTGATTCTGACATTAGAAAAAATGATGAACCGACTTCCACTACTGTTACAAACACTATAATGACGACAAGTTTTTTCTCAAACCCAACCTTACCTTCCTTCCTACCAACTGAAGCAGATCTTATAATGACAACAACGTCAATTCCAATTGAAACCACTTCACCTAGACTATTAGATAGTGAAACAACGGCTTCTCAAACTGCTAGTCAAACAGCTGATGCTTTCTCTACTACCACTTCTATGGTTATTGCTGAGTCAACAACAGTTGAAAGCAAAATTAGAAGTCTGGATTTAGTAGAAACAACAACAAATGCAGAAATGACACAAACAACTACAACGAGTATTCCCGAAACAACTACAGCTGAGGTAGAACCTACGACAGAGCCAATTGTAACAAATGAAAACAATTTAGAAACTACAACCGCATCAGGTATTGAAACTACTACAGTCGCACTTCCAAATATGACAAACTCGAACAGTGTTAATATTGCTAGCCAACAACTCAACGTCGCAACTCCACCACCCATTCCGAAAAAAGATTATGTCATTTTTGGAATACTACCTAACAATACAGTG ATTTCTTCATATTCGGCACTTAATATAAAAGATAGCAGTTCATTGGGTATAACTACCTCCACAAATAAGCCGCCTGCTGAAATAAGCACTGCCTCGCATGTTTTGAGTTTACGCACTACTACAATGTTACCTTCTGTCGATGAGATTTTGCTTAATAGCATATCATTGGCAACTAAAGAGGAGATGTTCATATCCTCAATGACAAGTTCTACTCGTGAACCAAGAATATTAACACTGGATATCGATCCGGAG ACAAAACAAATACGCACAGAAAAGCCTGATGATGGAAGTGGGAAAACAGTATTTAAATTTATACCTATAGATGAAGTCACCGCATCCCCTCAAGAATCAAATGTATTAAAACTAGCTTCTACAAAAATGCCAAAAGTAACTACAGCAAATGAAATGCAAACGAGTATACCAACATTAACGACAGAATCTAATACACAAACACagaaacaaaattatgtaaatatcaaTGATTTTACGGCTATGATACAAAATACACTGGCGTCTGAAATCCCAGTTCAAACAACTACTAGCAATACAGAAACTTCAGTTGCAGTGGAAACTACTTTTACATCAACAACAACTTTGACAACTACGTCAGCACCAGGCACTACAGAAACTATTATGGCTTCAGTTACACCAAGTGAAAGTCCAGTTACAACAACACCTCTTTCATGGTTACCAATTACAACCGCAGTACCAACAGTGACTACACCGGTATTAACGACGACAGATGGACCACCATCTACAACTGTACAAGCTACAGCAAGTGTTTCCCAGTCTACAGCTGCAAGAGATACAGAACTATTGCAAGCTATATTAGAACAACTTGAACGTAGACCgaaaaatttaaatgattttagTAGTACAAATCAAGCAACACAAAATAATCAACAGTTAACAGACAACACTAAACTATTGCAAGCGATTCTATTAGGCGCAGGAAATACCAAGGAAACACAAAGTACAACAATACGATCGATTGAAGATGATATTCGTCAGTTTGAGGAAGATTCACGCCTTTTAAAAGCTCTTTTGATCGCGACGGGGCGTAATCCCGCTGATCTCAATTTACCAACTTTGAATAATATTAAGGCAATAACTACAGATGCAACTGCCATCCCTACGACACCAGCACTGTTAACTACTACACAAACACCGCCACCAACAACAACTACAACGACGACGACGACTACTACTACAATGGCTCCAACAACAACAACGATGTTTACGACAATAACAATGGCTCCAACAACAAATCCTCCAACAACAGTCAGAACATCCACACTAGATGATGATTTAAGGAGATTGCGAGAAGACACAAGGCTTCTACAAGCACTATTGCAAGCAACTGGCCAACAGAATACTGGTAGTTTACCAATTATATCGGGAGGTACTTCTAATCTTAGGATTGCATCAAATCCGTTGACTACGTCTTTAGGATCGAATCCAACAACTCCTGTAAATGTTCGACCTGTGTATACGACACTGCCAGTTTTCACTAATTCTCTCAATCCTGGATCTTTCACTGTTTCTACGTTACAGCCACAACAGTCAAGTACTGAAGAAATTGGAATATCCACAACATTCCGACCCTTTAATGAAAGAGCCACTACAACTATACGTAACATAGGTGGTTTAAGAACTACTACTCGACGAGCTCAACCAGCCAGGTTTACTGTAACAACTGAGATGCCCAGTACGTCCACGTTTTCAGATGAAGAAGATTTGCTCTTCTTACAAAATTTG AAATCTGTATTAAGCACACAAAACGGTGACGTAGATCCAGAGACAGCGCTTGCTAACCGAGTCATTGCGCTTGCTGTCGAAAGAAGTTTAAATGAAATACAAGGTGGTACAACTGGGGAAACTTCTACAACTAGCAGACCAAGTACTACTACTAGGCCGACGACAACCAGGCCTACAACTACCAGCAGGCCTACAACTACCAGGAGAACGACTACAACACAGCGAACGACTACGACTCCACAGATACCGCCTTCATTAGAAGCAGACATCAAACAATTCGAAGAAGATACAAAACTATTACAGGCATTATTGAAGGCAACTGGGCAAGATCCATCCAAATTAAATCTTCCAACCCTGCCAAATATTAAT aaGGTGGTAAATAATGAAAGACCTTCAAATAATGCTATTATTACAACAACGAACAAACCATATGGAGCGAAAATAGCGGTAAAGGATGATCTCAAAAATGAACAAGATGACGCTAAGTTACTACAAACATTGATCAAGCTGCAAGATGCACAAGAAACTACTACGCAGAAAGGAAAAATTGCTCTCACAG GTCAAACAAGTGATGAAGCgttaaagaaattaataaatgCTCAACCAGCTGGTATGGTGCCCGAAGCAACTAAATCATCAATTTCGTTGAGTACGGAGTACGGAAATAGCAATGATGCTTTGCTAGCGGCACTGTTGAAAGAGCAAGGTTTTGGACCGACAACGGCAAGTTCTTTGGATGAACAACTTCGGCTTTCT GCTTTACTCAACCAAGTGGTAGTGACACCGAAGGCTAGGCGAACGACGACACCACCCCCGCCACCTCCAGCACCGAGAAGACCAATTTTAGATGGTCTTGCGTGGCTATGGCAGCAGTGGAGAGAGACAGCTCCTGGTTCTGGTGAACCACGACCTAGCAGAAGGCCTGCATCATCAGCAAGACCTTCAGTGACACCTTCTGAAGCAACCAGCTCTAGAGTCAATTGGTTTGGCTCTGGGCCTTTTGTTGGTAACGCTGACGAGAGGCCATCGTCGAACAGA ATACCTCTGGAGCCTCCCAGTGTAGTGACTTCGGAACAGGAACCTACTAGACCACTTGTGTCGGCAGCTATTAATATGACGAGGGCGCTTTCACAGTTCCTAGGAGCTGCTATACAG GGAGCTGCCCAGACGGTACAGAGCGTGTTCCGCGCGGGCCGGGTGGCTGCCACAGATGCCTATACCAACGGTTCTGGTTAA